The Tachypleus tridentatus isolate NWPU-2018 chromosome 5, ASM421037v1, whole genome shotgun sequence genome includes a window with the following:
- the LOC143250239 gene encoding nuclear receptor subfamily 2 group E member 1-like, giving the protein MEKRDRLLDIPCLVCGDCSSGKHYGIYSCDGCSGFFKRSIHRNRVYTCKAQGLLKGKCPIDKTHRNQCRACRLKKCFEASMNKDAVQHERGPRKSRFEDSSVPAEGRIKTGSTNCGSKLKHPFDISTLSTSLVESVGVSSSQSSMMFRTREDISATPSSAFIGVASSGLLQMLLNAEKSQESMWGTAQLNSTLTCVNPNFSMGTILATTQTDNLSSLTVQPHFFYHPSCSVSCTSQPGVPPVFLPGTTRPGESLQEMTARLLFMVIRWVKCLPTFQTLSKPDQVTLLEESWKDLFLLNMAQCSVTTDILSSLSTPKLGKLQTDSVPKTSELQFQISDVHFIHDVMRRYRQLSPDFTECTCLKAIVLFKPETVGLGEIYPVEMLQDQAQCILGDYVRRKYPRQQTRFGRLLLLLPCLRAVKEGIVERLFFRDTVGDTPIERLLEDIYHMEKTE; this is encoded by the exons GAGACCGCCTTCTGGACATCCCCTGCCTTGTCTGCGGGGACTGCAGCTCGGGAAAACACTATGGAATCTACAGTTGTGACG GCTGTTCAGGATTCTTCAAGCGGAGCATCCATCGTAACCGAGTCTACACATGTAAAGCTCAAGGACTGTTGAAAGGAAAATGTCCCATCGACAAGACCCACAGGAACCAGTGCCGAGCTTGTAGGCTTAAGAAATGTTTCGAGGCCAGTATGAACAAAGACG CTGTCCAACATGAGCGAGGTCCAAGAAAGTCTCGCTTCGAAGACAGCTCTGTACCTGCCGAAGGAAGGATCAAAACTGGAAGTACAAACTGCGGATCCAAATTAAAGCATCCTTTTGATATTAGCACACTTTCCACTTCCCTGGTTGAGTCAGTAGGAGTTTCCAGTTCTCAATCCTCCATGATGTTCAGAACGAGAGAGGACATCTCAGCGACTCCATCTTCTGCGTTTATCGGAGTTGCATCATCGGGCTTGTTACAGATGTTGCTAAATGCAGAGAAGTCTCAGGAAAGCATGTGGGGCACAGCCCAGTTGAACTCCACACTTACATGTGTGAACCCGAATTTCAGCATGGGCACCATACTAGCCACGACGCAAACGGACAACCTCTCTTCTCTAACAGTGCAGCCCCATTTCTTCTATCACCCCTCCTGTTCTGTCTCCTGCACTAGCCAGCCTGGAGTGCCCCCGGTATTTTTACCAGGCACCACCAGACCAGGAGAGTCTTTACAGGAGATGACAGCTCGATTACTGTTCATGGTCATCCGTTGGGTCAAGTGTCTCCCCACTTTTCAAACATTGAGCAAACCTGATCAG GTCACCTTACTTGAAGAATCATGGAAGgatttatttttactgaacatGGCACAGTGTTCAGTCACGACTGACATTCTATCCAGCTTATCCACTCCGAAACTAGGCAAGCTCCAAACAGACTCTGTTCCTAAGACCAGCGAGCTCCAGTTCCAGATTTCTGACGTCCATTTCATACATGATGTCATGAGACGATATCGTCAGCTGTCTCCAGATTTCACTGAATGTACTTGTCTTAAAGCAATTGTGCTGtttaaaccag aaacGGTAGGCTTAGGTGAGATATATCCTGTTGAGATGTTACAAGATCAAGCACAGTGCATTCTGGGAGATTACGTCAGACGCAAATATCCTCGACAGCAAACTAGGTTTGGACGTCTTCTTCTTTTATTACCTTGTCTTAGAGCCGTTAAGGAAGGGATAGTGGAAAGGCTATTTTTCAGAGACACTGTTGGAGACACTCCCATTGAAAGACTTTTGGAAGACATCTATCATATGGAAAAGACAGAGTAA